In Papaver somniferum cultivar HN1 chromosome 1, ASM357369v1, whole genome shotgun sequence, a genomic segment contains:
- the LOC113290292 gene encoding calcium-dependent protein kinase 28-like: MGLCLSRTKVSGSNSNTPSGRTATTTTTTTTTTAGRTNTTTISKNKKEGTESCSTTQQDPCRNYKQKEKGGNCKRSTGIIPYGKRTDFGYDKDFDRRYSIGKLLGHGQFGYTFVATDKVNGDRVAVKRIDKNKMVLPIAVEDVKREVKILQALTGHENVVQFHNAFEDDSYVYIAMELCEGGELLDRILSKKDSRYTEKDAAVIVRQMLRVAAECHLNGLVHRDMKPENFLFKSPKLDSPLKATDFGLSDFIKPGRKFQDIVGSAYYVAPEVLKRKSGPESDVWSIGVITYILLCGRRPFWDKTEDGIFKEVLKNKPDFRRKPWPSISHSAKDFIKKLLVKDPRARLTAAQALSHPWVREGGNASEIPIDISVLSNMRQFVKYGRLKQFALRALASTLNEDEMSDLRDQFDAIDVDKNGSISLEEMRHALAKDLPWKMKEPRVVEILQAIDSNTDGLVDFQEFVAATLHVHQLGEHDSEKWQLRSRAAFEKFDLDRDGFITPDELKAHTGLKGSIDPLLEEADIDKDGKISLSEFRRLLRTASIGSRNIPTSPGAHRNSRKL; this comes from the exons ATGGGTCTTTGTCTTTCTAGAACCAAAGTCAGTGGTTCTAACAGCAATACTCCTTCAGGTagaaccgccaccaccactaccacaaccacaacaacaactgcAGGTAGAACGAATACTACTACTATTAGTAAGAACAAAAAAGAAGGGACTGAGAGTTGTTCAACAACTCAGCAAGACCCTTGTAGAAATtacaaacaaaaagagaaaggagGGAATTGTAAAAGGTCTACTGGGATTATACCATATGGAAAAAGAACAGATTTTGGATATGATAAGGATTTTGATAGGAGATATTCAATTGGGAAATTATTAGGACATGGCCAATTTGGTTATACCTTCGTTGCTACTGAtaaagttaatggagatcgagtTGCTGTTAAGAGAATTGATAAAAATAAG ATGGTTCTCCCTATTGCTGTTGAGGATGTTAAACGAGAGGTCAAGATATTGCAAGCTCTTACAGGTCATGAAAACGTGGTTCAGTTTCATAATGCGTTCGAGGATGATTCGTATGTGTATATAGCAATGGA GTTATGCGAGGGTGGTGAGCTACTGGATCGAATTCTTTCCAA GAAGGATAGTCGTTACACAGAGAAAGATGCAGCAGTAATAGTGCGGCAGATGCTTAGAGTTGCAGCTGAGTGCCATTTAAATGGTTTGGTACATCGTGACATGAAGCCTGAG AATTTTCTTTTCAAGTCACCGAAACTTGATTCACCTCTTAAGGCGACGGATTTTGGTCTATCAGACTTCATAAAACCAG GGAGGAAATTCCAAGATATTGTTGGTAGTGCCTACTATGTTGCACCAGAAGTATTGAAACGCAAATCAGGGCCCGAGTCCGATGTATGGAGTATCGGTGTAATTACATATATTCTGCTCTGCGGTAGGCGTCCATTTTGGGATAAGACCGAAGACGGCATATTCAAGGAG GTCTTAAAGAACAAACCTGATTTTCGGCGCAAGCCATGGCCTAGCATTAGCCACAGTGCCAAAGATTTTATTAAGAAGTTGTTGGTGAAGGATCCTCGTGCAAGGTTAACTGCAGCCCAAGCCTTGT CACACCCATGGGTTAGAGAAGGAGGAAATGCCTCGGAAATTCCTATAGATATATCTGTTCTATCTAACATGCGACAATTCGTGAAGTATGGTCGTTTGAAGCAATTTGCACTTAGG GCACTGGCGAGCACACTTAACGAAGATGAGATGTCTGATCTGCGGGATCAATTCGATGCCATCGATGTAGATAAAAATGGATCTATTAGCCTTGAAGAAATGAGACAT GCCCTGGCAAAAGATCTTCCTTGGAAAATGAAGGAGCCCCGTGTTGTGGAGATCCTACAAGCG ATTGACAGCAACACAGATGGGCTTGTGGACTTCCAAGAATTCGTTGCAGCTACTCTGCATGTACATCAGTTAGGGGAACATGATTCTGAGAAATGGCAATTGCGGTCTAGGGCTGcatttgagaaatttgacttgGATAGAGATGGATTCATCACTCCAGATGAACTAAAGGCG CACACTGGACTGAAGGGATCCATTGACCCACTTCTGGAAGAGGCAGACATAGACAAAGATGGGAAAATAAGCTTATCCGAATTCAGGAGACTCTTAAGAACAGCAAGCATAGGTTCACGCAATATCCCCACCTCACCCGGTGCACACCGGAATTCCCGTAAGTTATAG